AAGTACGTCGTGAAAGAATGGGACACATTCAATTAGTTGTTCCTGTGGTTCATATTTGGTATTTTAGATCTTTACCAAATAAAATTGGATATCTTTTAGGTCTTCCTACTAAAAAACTAGATCAGATTATTTACTATGAAAGATACGTAGTTATTCAATCTGGTATTGCTAGAAATACAGAAGGTGAACCTCTTGAAGAATATCAATTCTTAACAGAAGAGGAATATCTAGATATTGTAGATGAATTACCGCAAGAAAATCAATATTTAGATGATTCAGATCCTAATAAGTTCATTGCAAAGATGGGAGCTGAAGCTATCTATGATTTATTAAAGAGATTAGACCTGAATGAACTTTCTTACGATTTAAGACATAAAGCTAATAATGAGACTTCTGTTCAGCGTAAGAATGAAGCATTAAAGCGTCTTCAAGTGGTTGAAGCTATGCGTGATTCTCAAGAGAAAATTGAGAATAAACCTGAATGGATGGTAGTAAAAGTGGTGCCAGTTATTCCACCAGATTTACGCCCGCTTGTTCCATTAGATGGAGGACGTTTTGCGACTTCAGATTTGAACGATTTATACAGACGAGTAATTATTAGAAATAATCGTTTGAAACGATTGATTGAGATTAAAGCTCCTGAAGTAATCTTACGAAATGAAAAACGTATGCTTCAAGAGGCGGTTGATTCACTATTTGATAACTCTAGAAAATCAAGCGCTGTTAAAACAGATTCTAATAGACCTTTAAAATCCCTTTCTGATTCATTAAAAGGAAAACAAGGTCGTTTCCGTCAAAACTTACTTGGTAAACGTGTTGACTATTCAGCTCGTTCTGTAATTGTTGTGGGTCCAGATTTGAAAATGCATGAATGTGGTCTTCCTAAAGATATGGCAGCAGAGCTTTACAAACCATTTATCATTCGTAAGTTGATTGAGAGAGGAATTGTGAAGACTGTTAAGTCAGCTAAGAAAATTGTAGATAGAAAAGAAGCAGTAGTTTGGGATATCTTGGAAAATGTGATTAAATCACACCCTGTATTACTAAACCGTGCTCCAACTCTTCACCGACTAGGTATTCAGGCATTTCAGCCTAAATTAATTGAAGGAAAAGCAATTCGATTACATCCACTTGTGTGTACGGCTTTTAACGCTGACTTTGATGGTGACCAGATGGCAGTTCACTTACCATTAGGTAATGCTGCTATTTTAGAAGCGCAATTGCTCATGTTGGCATCTCATAATATCTTAAATCCTGCTAACGGTGCTCCAATTACAGTGCCTTCTCAGGATATGATTTTGGGATTATACTACATGACTAAAGGAAGAAAATCTACTGAAGATCATCCAATGAGAGGTGAAGGTATGACTTTCTATTCTCCTGAGGAAGTGGAAATCGCTTTAAATGAGAGACAAATTGATATTCATTCACACATCAAAGTAAGAGAAAATCTTCCAACTCCTACAGGTGGTTTTGAAGATAAAATCATTGAAACTACTGTGGGTAGAGTGCTCTTCAATGAAATGGTTCCGAAGAAAGCAAGATTCATTAATGAAGTTATAACTAAGAAATCCTTGAGAGGTATTATTGGTCATATCTTGAAAGTTTGCGGAACTTCTCAAACAGTTCAATTCCTAGATGATATTAAATCAAAAGGATATGAAATGGCATTCAAAGGCGGTTTGTCATTTAACTTAGATGATATTATCATCCCTAAAGAGAAAGATACATTAGTAGCAAAAGCAAATGAGAGCGTTGCAGAAGTAATGGAGAACTATAACATGGGTCTTATTACAAACAATGAGCGCTACAATCAAATTATTGATATTTGGACACGTACAAATACACGTCTTACAAATACTTTGATGGAACAATTGAAGAATGATGATCAAGGATTCAACTCTATCTATATGATGTTTGACTCTGGAGCGAGAGGTTCTAAAGAGCAGATTCGTCAGCTTTCAGGAATGAGAGGTTTGATGGCTAAGCCTCAAAAATCTGGTGCAACTTCACATGAAATTATTGAAAATCCAATTCTTTCAAACTTTAAGGAAGGTCTTTCAATTTTAGAGTATTTCATTTCAACTCACGGTGCTCGTAAAGGTCTTGCCGATACAGCCTTAAAAACTGCGGATGCTGGTTACTTAACTAGAAGATTAGTTGATGTTGCGCAAGACGTAGTTATTAATGAATATGATTGTGGTACACTAAGAGGTGTTATGGCGACTCCAATTAAGAAAAATGATGAGATTGTAGAGCCGTTACATGAAAGAATCGTAGGTAGAACAAGTGTTCACGATATCTATGACGATAATGAAAATATTCTTGTTGAATCAGGTGAGATGATAACTGAAGATATCGCTCAAGCAATTGAAGATGCTGGTATTGATGAAGTTGAAATTCGCTCTGTGTTAACGTGTGAATTGAGAAGAGGGGTTTGTGCAAAATGTTATGGTAGAAACTTAGCTACAAATCGTCCAGCCCAAATAGGGGATGCTGTCGGTGTAGTTGCTGCTCAGTCTATTGGTGAACCTGGTACTCAGTTGACATTGAGAACATTCCACGTCGGAGGTACTGCTTCCAATATTGCAGACGAAAGTGAGTTAAAAGCAAAAGCTTCTGGTCTAATCGAAATTGAAGAATTGAGATCAATTGTGAGAGTTGATAAAGATGGTACAAAACGAGAAATCGTTGTAGGCCGTTCTGGAGAACTTAAGATTTTAGATAAGAAAACTGGATTAGCTGCTATGACAGTTAATATTCCTTATGGTTCCGAAATCTTTGTTAAAAATGGAGACTCAATTGAGAAAGGAGCTATAATTTGTTCTTGGGACCCTTATAATGCAGTAATAATTTCTGAAACAGATGGTATTGTTGAATTTGATAGCATCCAGGATGGTATAACATATCGTGAAGAAGTGGATGAGCAGACTGGATTTACAGAGAAGGTTATTATTGAGAGCAGAAATAAGAAAATGAACCCTGCTATCTTAATCAAAAATAAGAAGGGAGAAATTATAAAATCATATTCTGTTCCTGTTAATGCCCATATTTCTGTTAAAGAAGGAGAGCAAATTTCACAAGGTCAAAGTATTGTTAAGATACCTAGAATTGGAGGTAAAGGAGGGGATATCACTGGAGGTCTTCCTCGTATTACCGAGCTTTTCGAAGCGAGAAATCCTTCAAACCCAGCTGTAGTTTCTGAGATTGATGGTATCGCAATGTATGGCAAAATCAAAAGAGGTAACAGAGAGGTTATCATTGAAGCAAAAACAGGTGAGGAGAAGAAATATTTAGTACCTCTTTCTAAACATATTTTGGTTCAAGAAAATGATTTTGTTCGTGCAGGGCAGCCATTATCTGATGGAGCAATAACACCAAGCGATATTCTAGATATTCAAGGTTCTACGGCAGTTCAAGAATATTTAGTGAATGAAGTGCAGGAAGTGTATAGATTACAAGGTGTAAAGATTAATGATAAGCACTTTGAAGTAATCGTTCACCAAATGATGTTGAAAGTTGAAATTGAAGAAGCTGGAGATACAAGATTCCTAGAAAAGCAAGTAGTTCACCGAGCTGATTTCTTAGAAGAAAATGACAGAATATATGGTATGAAATATATCGAAGAGGTTGGTGATTCTAAAAATCTAAAGCAAGGGCAAATTGTTTCTGCAAGGAAAT
The DNA window shown above is from Brumimicrobium sp. and carries:
- the rpoC gene encoding DNA-directed RNA polymerase subunit beta', whose translation is MAYKTDTKNTVKEFSEITISLASPELVLEQSSGEVLKPETINYRTYKPERDGLFCERIFGPVKDYECHCGKYKRIRYKGIVCDRCGVEVTEKKVRRERMGHIQLVVPVVHIWYFRSLPNKIGYLLGLPTKKLDQIIYYERYVVIQSGIARNTEGEPLEEYQFLTEEEYLDIVDELPQENQYLDDSDPNKFIAKMGAEAIYDLLKRLDLNELSYDLRHKANNETSVQRKNEALKRLQVVEAMRDSQEKIENKPEWMVVKVVPVIPPDLRPLVPLDGGRFATSDLNDLYRRVIIRNNRLKRLIEIKAPEVILRNEKRMLQEAVDSLFDNSRKSSAVKTDSNRPLKSLSDSLKGKQGRFRQNLLGKRVDYSARSVIVVGPDLKMHECGLPKDMAAELYKPFIIRKLIERGIVKTVKSAKKIVDRKEAVVWDILENVIKSHPVLLNRAPTLHRLGIQAFQPKLIEGKAIRLHPLVCTAFNADFDGDQMAVHLPLGNAAILEAQLLMLASHNILNPANGAPITVPSQDMILGLYYMTKGRKSTEDHPMRGEGMTFYSPEEVEIALNERQIDIHSHIKVRENLPTPTGGFEDKIIETTVGRVLFNEMVPKKARFINEVITKKSLRGIIGHILKVCGTSQTVQFLDDIKSKGYEMAFKGGLSFNLDDIIIPKEKDTLVAKANESVAEVMENYNMGLITNNERYNQIIDIWTRTNTRLTNTLMEQLKNDDQGFNSIYMMFDSGARGSKEQIRQLSGMRGLMAKPQKSGATSHEIIENPILSNFKEGLSILEYFISTHGARKGLADTALKTADAGYLTRRLVDVAQDVVINEYDCGTLRGVMATPIKKNDEIVEPLHERIVGRTSVHDIYDDNENILVESGEMITEDIAQAIEDAGIDEVEIRSVLTCELRRGVCAKCYGRNLATNRPAQIGDAVGVVAAQSIGEPGTQLTLRTFHVGGTASNIADESELKAKASGLIEIEELRSIVRVDKDGTKREIVVGRSGELKILDKKTGLAAMTVNIPYGSEIFVKNGDSIEKGAIICSWDPYNAVIISETDGIVEFDSIQDGITYREEVDEQTGFTEKVIIESRNKKMNPAILIKNKKGEIIKSYSVPVNAHISVKEGEQISQGQSIVKIPRIGGKGGDITGGLPRITELFEARNPSNPAVVSEIDGIAMYGKIKRGNREVIIEAKTGEEKKYLVPLSKHILVQENDFVRAGQPLSDGAITPSDILDIQGSTAVQEYLVNEVQEVYRLQGVKINDKHFEVIVHQMMLKVEIEEAGDTRFLEKQVVHRADFLEENDRIYGMKYIEEVGDSKNLKQGQIVSARKLRDENTMLKREDAKLVIARDAVPATSRPLLQGITRASLQTQSFISAASFQETTKVLNEAAISGKTDYLLGLKENVIVGHKIPAGTGVREFQKINVNSDASYDEY